The window AGGCCATTCACCGTCGCCCGGCGGACTTGCTCGCCAGTGGTGTCGTCCAGCGCCACGTACAGCCCGAGCGTTTCGTCCCAAAGGTGCCTGTCCATCGCGGCAATCACACGGGCGGCAGCCGCTTCGTGCGTATCGGTCCGGTGGCCGGACGGCGCGGCACACCCTGCGTCGGGCAGCGCCTGCGCCATGCGGGCCAGGGCCAGCTCCGAGACCGCTAGCAGCGTGCTGAACAGAGGGCAGACCATGGCGAAGCCGATCGGGACGTCGTCGGCGCAGCCAGCGTCGCGGTAGGCCTCGGCGAGGCGGTAGTAGCGCCGGTAGTCGCGGTTCCCGGGGCGCTCACCGGACCCGGCGTGCTGGAGGTCCGGCCGTAGGATGGAGGTGCGTGCCTCCGGTGGGACCCGTTCGAGTGCGACATCCCACAGGGGCGAGTTGTCGGTTCCGGTCTCCCACGGGTGCTTCGCTATCGGCAGTCCGACGTCGCCTGCGCGCCGGACGTGCAGGTACTCGTGCCAGCGAGCGAGCCGGGGGTATACGCGTGCGAGGAACCCCTCGTGCGCGGAGCCGGCCGGGTCGGCGCAGTGCACAAGCCAGGCCGCCCACGCGTGTACGGGAGGTTGGACCAGCCCGGACGTGGGGGCCTGCCAGAAGTCGGCCCCCGGCGCGTAGTCGTCGTCCCGCCCGATGTCGTAGACGATCTGCGGCACACGCCCGTCGGCCCACTGGGCGTCGAGCAGCGTGACCAGCTCGGCCCGGGCGCGCGCCGGTTCGTGGTGCCGGGTGCCGATCGCGACGAACGCCGAGTCCCAGCTCCACTGGTGCGGGTACAGCCCCGTGGCGGGCACGGTGTACCGGCCGGTCCAGTTGCTCTCCAGGACGCGGGCGGCGGCGCTGACATCTTCCTCCAAGTCCTTGTGCATCTTTCGACAGTAGGCTAGACATAAGTGCCAGATCTACTCACTCGATGACGAGGAGACGCCATGCTCCGGCACAACCGGGCGGCCGCGGCCCGCCTGACGATCGCGGCGGCGACGGCCGCGGCCACGATCCTCACCCTCACCGCCTGCGGTAGCGGCGGACCCGAGTCCGACGGCACGGTCACCGTCTGGACCGTCGAGACCCAGCCCGAGCGCCTCGCGATCCAGCAGGCCGCGATGGACGCCTGGGCCGAGGAAGCCGGTATCGAGACCGAGCTGGTTCCGGTCGAGGAGGACCAGGTCTCCCAGCTCTTGTCCGCCGCGGCCCTCTCCGGGGACGACATGCCGGACGTGGTCAACGCCATCAGCCCCGGGCTGGTCCGGTCCTTCGACCGGGACGGCTACCTCGACCGCGACGCGGCGGCAGCGGTGGTCGAGGCGCTCGGCGCGGACACGTTCACGCCGTCGGCCCTGGAGCTGAGCAGCGACGGCGACGAGCTGCTCGCCGTGCCGTCCGATGCGTGGCCGATGATGGTCTACTACCGCACCGACCTCTTCGAGGCGGCGGGCCTGGAGCCGCCCACCACGTACGACGACCTGCGCGCGGCCGCCGAGCAGTTGTCGACCGACGGCCGGTACGGGATCACGCTGGCCACGGACGCGGCCGACCCGTTCACGCAGCAGACCCTCGAGTTCCTGGCGCAGGGCAACGGCTGCGAGCTTGTGGACGACGCCGGCGAAGCGACCCTCGACAGCCCGGAGTGCACCGAGACGATCGAGCTCTACGCGGCCCTGGCCGCCGAGTTCTCGCCCGAGGGCACGCAGGGCGTCGAGTCCACGCGGTCCACCTATTTCGCCGGGCAGGCGGCGATGGTCGTCTGGTCGTCCTTCCTGCTGGACGAGATGGCCGGCCTGCGCGAGGAGTTCACGCCGTCGTGCGACGAGTGTGCTGACGACCCGGCCTGGCTCGCCGAGAACACCGCTGTGGTCCCGGTGGTGGAGGGCCCGTCCGCCGCCGGCGGCGACGCCGCCGGGTACGTCGAGTTCGTGTCCTGGGGCATCACCGACGGCGCGGACCCGGAGACCACGGACTTCGTGGAGTACATGATGTCGGACGCCTACGTGGACTGGCTGTCCATGGCCCCCGAGGGCAAGGTGCCCGTCCGCACCGGCACCGCGGACAACCCGACCGAGTATTCGGACGCTTGGTCCGAGCTGCAGATCGGCGTCGACACCAGGGCGACGTTCTCCGACGTCTGGCCCGCCGAGGTGACCAACACCCTGGCCGCTGCCCCCGAGTCGGCGGACCGCTGGGCGCTGCCGCAGGGCCAGGGCGCGATCCTCGGCCCGATCACGAGCGAGCTGCCGCTGGCGAAGGCGGCCGCCGACCTCGGTTCGGGCAGCACCGACGCCGCACAGGCACAGACCACCATGCAGGAGGCCGTGGCCGAGATCGCCGGACGAGACTGACCCCGGTATGGCGTCGAAGCTGCGGGGGCACGAGAACCGGGACGGGATCACCTTCGTCACGCCGGTGGTGCTCGTGGTGGCCGCGATCATCGTGGTCCCCATCGTGTGGACCGTCGTGCTCTCGTTCCAGGACGCGCGGTACGTGGATGTGGCTCGCAACGGCCTGTTCAACGAGCTCACGCTCGACAACTACGCCGACGTGGTCGCGGCGCCCGCCTTCTGGCAGGCGTTGCTGACCACCGTCGAGTACTCGGTGGCCACCACCGTCGGCTCCATCACGGTAGGCCTCGTGGCCGCGCTCGCGTTCCGGGACCGGTTCCGGTTCCGGGCGCCGCTGCGCGCGGTGATGCTGCTCCCGTACGTCGCGCCGGTGGTGGCCACCACGTTCGTGTGGCAGGTGGCGCTGAACCCGCAGTACGGAGTGGTGAACGCGTTCGGCACGCAGGTGCTCGGGTGGGAGCACCCGGTGAACTTCCTCAGCGCCGCACCCACGGCGCTGATCACCGTCATCGTCTACGACATCTGGCGGTACTTCCCGTTCGCGTTCATGTTCCTCGGGGCGGCCCTGACGGGCCTCAGCCGCGAGATCGAGGAGGCAGCGGTGGTCGACGGCGCCACGCCGCTGCAGAAGTTCTGGTTCGTGATCCTGCCGCAGCTCCTGCCCACGGTCGCGCTGCTGGTGCTGTTCCGCATGGTCATGGCCTTCAACGAGTTCGACGACGTCTACCTGCTCACCGGTGGCGCCGCCGGCACCCAGGTCGCCTCGGTGCGGGTGTTCGAGCAGCTCACCGGGTCGAGCGACATCGGCGGCGCGAGCGCGACCGCCGCGGTGATGGCCGTGTTCCTGGGTGTGGCGCTGGCGATCTACCTGCGCCTGACGGCCCGGCAGAGGGAGGAACGATGAGCACCGTGACCGTCCAGAGCGGCGTGCTGCGGGTGCTGCGCGTCGTCGTGATCGTGGCGCTCGTCGTCGCCACCGTGGTGCCGTTCCTGTACATGCTGTCCTTGAGCTTCGTACGGATCGACGACCTGCTGCGCGAGCCGTTGCGGGTGTTGCCGGCGCTGGACCGGATCACCACCGAGACGTATCGCGAGGTGCTGGCCTCGGAGGAGGACGGCGGGTACGGGTTCGCGCGGTTCATGCGCAACTCCGCGCTGGTCGCCGTGGGAGCCTCGGCGCTGACGGTCGCGCTGGTGGTCCCGGCGTCGTACGCGCTGACGCGCCTGCGGTTCGCGGGGCGCAGGCAGGTCTCGTGGCTGTTCCTGGCCGTGTACCTGTTCCCGACGATCATCATCGCGGTGCCGGTGTTCGTCGGGTTCCAGGTGCTGGGGCTCGGATCCTCGCTGGTGGGGCTCATGATCGCGTACATCGCGCTCACTGTGCCGGTCTCGGTGCACATGCTGCGCAACTACCTGATGGGCATCCCGGAGTCGATCGACGAGGCGGCTGTGATCGACGGCGCCTCGCGGCTGCAGATCCTGACCCGGATCACCGTGCCGCTCGCGATGCCGACCATCATGTCGACCGCGCTGTACTCGTTCATGATTGCGTGGAACGAGTTCCTGTTCGCGCTCCTGTTCCTCTCGGCCCAGCAGGATCTGTGGACGGTGTCGCTCGGGCTGACGCGCCTGGCGGACGGGCAGGAGGTGTCCAAGACGGTCCTCATGGCGGGCAGCGTGCTGCTCACGGTGCCGATCGTGATTCTGTACGGGGTGGCCGAGCGCGCTCTCACCGAGGGGCTGACCGCCGGCGCCGACAAGGGTTAGTCGAGCCAGACCAGAACTGAGGCACACAAGTGGCAGCAGGCGCGGGCGAGATCCTGCAGCTCATCCGGACCGGGCGGGCGACCACCCGTATCCAGGTGCTGGAGGTGACGGGGCTGTCGCGGGTCACCGTGGCACAGCGCATCGACGCGCTCGTCTCCGCGGGGATCATTCGCGCGGCGGGTGACGCGGGAGCCACCGGCGGACGGCGTTCGGAGCGGTTCGTGTTCGACCCGTCCGACTCGCTGGTGCTCGCCGCGGCCCTGGAGCTGGACGGGGGCGAGGTGGCGATCGTCGACCCGCACGGGGCCTTGCTGGCCCGCGCGCCCCTGGCCGTGGACCTCACGGCCGGGCCTGCCGCCGTCGTGCCGCATCTGCTGGACGCGTTCGACGCCCTCCTGGCCGACGCCGACCTCAAGCCGGGCGCAGTCGGCGGGGTGGCGCTGTCCGTGCCGGGACCCGTGGACCCACGCGACCACCGCCTGTCCGACCCGCCAGTCATGCCGGGTTGGGGCGCGTGGCCTGTGGTGGAGGCGGTGCGCGAGCGGTTCGACGTACCGGTCCACCTCGAGAACGACGCCGATGCGATGGCGTACGGCGAGTTCACCGAGCTCGACGCCGCGCCCGACCGGCCGCAGCCGTTCGTGCTGGTCAAGGTGTCCAGGTTCCTCGGAGCAGGGCTCGTCGTCGACGGCCGCACGTTCCGCGGGGCCGACGGCGGCGCGGGCGACATCGGGCACATCGACGTCGGCGGCGACGCCGTCTGCCGGTGCGGCCGGCGGGGCTGCCTCGCCGCCGAGGCAGGCGGCGCGGCGCTGCTGCGCCGCCTGCAGGAGGCGGGGTCCGACGTCGGCTCGCTCGCGGAGCTGCTGGCGCTCGCCGAGCGCGGGGACCCGCTCGTGACGGCGGAGCTGAACCGCGCCGCCGAGCTGATCGGACGGGTCCTGGCGGTGGTGGTCGGGGTGCTCAACCCGGCCGACCTCGTCGTGGCCGGGGAGCTGGCGGTGCCGACGATGATCGCCGGGATCCGCGCGGGCGTGTACGCGGGGGCGCAGCCGCGGGCGACGGCGCGGCTGCGGATCCGGTCGGCCGTGCTGGGGTCGGACGCCGTGCTCATCGGGCTCGCGCGGGTCGCCGTCGACGACCGGTTCTCGGCCGATGCGGTCGACGCGCGGCTGGGCTGACGGCGTCCCCACCCACCGGCGCTGCCCCACGTGGGACGGAGCGGGTGATCTTCTGCCGCTTTACTGAGTTGTGATCAATAGAAGGGTTCCGCACGCTCGTGCGCCCGGTACGTTCGGGCGCAGACGCCCGCCATGACGGGCATCCTGCTCGCCAACGGCGGCGAGCCCGGCGGTCAGCGGCGCCGGTCCAACAACTTCCGCGGGCGAGGAAGCCCCGGAGCGAGAGGCAGACCTATGACGCAGCTTCATGCATCCCGACCGCCACGATCAGGCCCAATACCCACGATCCTCACGGCAGTGGGTGTCGCCATGCTGCTCACCGGCGCCCTGCTGGCCACCACGTTCATGCTGGTGTTCCAGGGCAGCGTCGCCGCCGGTGCCGACCGGCTGGCCGACGGCGCGGGCCAGCTGAACGACGGCGTCCAGGCCGACCTGGTCTCCGGCGTCGGCGACCTCGGGGCTGGCGCCACCGAACTCAACAGCGGTGTGCAGGACGACGTGGTGCCGGGCGTCGAGGCGCTCGCGGACGGGGCAGGACAGCTCGACGAGGGAGCCGCGGAGCTGCGCGCGGGCGTGATCAAGCTGCACGACGGATCGAAGCTGATCGCGGACGGCACCGCGGAGACCGCGGTGGACGTCTCCGACCTGGCCGACGCGTCGCTGCTGCTCACTGATGGATCCAAGACGCTTCAGGCAGGTCTGGGCACGTTGAACGACAGGGCCCCGGTACTGGCCGACGGGGCAGGGCAGCTCGCGGACGGGTCTGCCCTGGTGCAGGCGGGCATCGGAACCGTCAGCGACGGTGTGACCCCGCTGGACGCGGGTGCGCGTCAGCTTGCGTCCGGGTCTGGTGAGTTGCGGGCCGGCGTCGCGAAGGTGAGGGACGGTGTGACCCCGCTGAACGCGGGTGCCCGCAGCCTGGCTTCGGGCTCGCAGGAAGTGGCAACAGGGTCCGCCCGGGTTGACGCCGCCGCCGCCCAGCTCGCCGACGGTTCGGCACAGGTCTACGTCGGCAGCCAGACCTTGAACAACGGTCTGTCGCAGCTCGCGGCGAACAACGGCACGATCCTGGGTGGCGTTTCTACGCTCCAGGCGGGCGCGGGCGCCCTCAAGTCTGGTGCTGCAGCGCTGGACGCCGGGGCCGACCAGGTCGCCGGTGGCCTTGGGCAGCTCAATGCCGGTGCCTCCGAGCTCGTAGCCGGGGCCGGGGCTGTCGCGACCGGGGCAGAGGGCGTGGCCGACGGTGCCGCATCAGTGGCCGGCGGCGTCTCCGCTGCGAAGAACGGTGCGGACGGTCTGGCCGGAAGCATCGGTGGCCTTGTCTCCGGGGCGCAGAATGTGCAGGGTGGCAACCAAGCCCTCAAGGCGCAGCTCACGAGCCTCGCCGACGCCACCGATGATCCGACGCTCAAGGCGCAGCTTCACATGCTTGCCGCAGACGCGGGCAATCTCGCCACCGGTGCTGGTCAGGTCAAGGCCGGTGCCGAGCAGGCGCAGGCTGGAGCCTCCGGTCTCGCCGCTTCATTGGGCACGCTGTCTACCGGTGCATCCAGGGTCTCGACTGGCGCGTCTGAGGTGGCCGGCGGTACGGCCGGGGTGTCTGCCGGTGTGCGACAGCTTGGCGGCGGGCTGGATCTCCTCTCTGACGGCGCGAACACACTGGCCGGGGGCGCGGAGCAGGTCAAGAACGGCAGTGCGAACCTGCAGGCTGGGCTCGACCAGCTAGCTCCGGGTGTGCAGCAGTACGTCGCTGGTGTGGGTTCGGCGTACGAGGGGAGCTCGACTCTCGTCGCGGGCTCGCAGCTTGTCGCCGGAGGCAATACCCAGCTGGCGCAGAGCACCCCGGCCTTGGCCGCGGGCGCCTCCCTGGTAGCGGGCGGTAACGCGACTCTGGCGGCCGGGACCGGTCAGCTGAAGGATGGTCTGCCTGCGCTGCTCTCCGGTGCGACGCGAGTGGCAGACGGCAACGCGACTCTGGCGGCCGGGACCGGCAAGCTCAAGGGCGGTCTGCCCGCGCTGCTCTCCGGCGCGACACGGGTAGCCGACGGTGGCGCCACATTGGCCGCCTCCACGCCGGCGCTCGTCTCGGGTGTGGGACAGCTCCACGCCGGGTCCGGGCGCCTCGTGAACGGCATCATCGAGGTCCGCGACCGTGTGGTCCCGAAGGTCGCCAAGTCGCAGCGCCTCGCCGACGGCTCGGTGAAGGTCCGCGACGGGCTCGAGGAGGCTCGCACGGGCGCCCGCACGCTGGTCCAGGGCACGGGTGCGCTCGACGAAGGCACCCAGACGCTGGCCGCGGGTGCAACGACCCTCGCCGACGGCACGCAGCAGCTCGCCGACGGTTCCGCCCAGCTGGTGGCGGGCACCACGGAGGTGGCGTCCGGGACGGAGCTGCTGTCCGACGGCACGGGCGAGCTCCGCACCCGTGTGGATGGCTCGCCCTTGGGCGCCATCGGCGTTGTTGTTGTCCTCGCCGCAGCGCTCGGTCTGCTGCTGGCGGTCGCGGGCCTGATCCTGCTGGGCCGGCGCCGCGCCTGACCGTACAGATCGCCGGGTCGGAGCGCAGCGCTCCGACCCGGCGATCTGTCGTTCAGCGCAAAGTCACAGCTCGGCGAGCATCTGGTCCAGGCGGTCGATCTCCGCCATCTGGTCGGCGGCGATGTTGTTCGCGAGCTCCAGGACCCGCTCCTCGCTGCCCGACGCAGCGACCTCCTCGCACATGGTGAGTGCGCCCTCATGGTGCTTGATCATGCCCTCCAGGAACAGCCGGTCGAACTGAGCCCCGGACGCGTCCTCGAGGTCCGCCAGCTCGGCGTCGGTCAGCATCCCGGGCATCTCCGCGGCGTCGTGCCCGTGCTCGGGAGCGCGCGGGCCGGAGCCGTCGCCGCTCTCGACGGTCACCGGCACGGGGTACTCGTTCTCCTCCAGCCAGCCCGACATCAGGTCGATCTCGCTGTCCTGCACCACGTCGATGCGGGTAGCGAAGGTCTTCAGCTGTTCGGACGCGGCCCGCTCCGGCGCGAGCTGCGCCACCTCGATCGCCTGGCTGTGGTGCCAGATCATGTCGGTCAGGAAGTCGGCGTCCGCCTCCGAGAAGGGCGCCTGGGCGGGTGCCCCCTCGTAGTCCTCGGGCGCGATCGTCTCGGCCGCCTCGCCTGGCTTCCCCGGCTGCAGGACGACGGAGCTGGGCGTCGAGACCGGGGTGGGCTCCTCGTCGGGCCCGCACGCGGACAGCACAAGAGCCGGCGCGAGCACGGCCAGTCCGAACGCGACCGCCCGCGGTGACCACGACCGCCGTCGGGCAGACGCGAGGTTACGGCGCACCGGGCGGGGCCTCCGGGACTTGGGGGAACGGACCTCGATCTCTGTCTCCACGCGGCGATCCTCCCAGGAAAGTTTCATGAATCACCCCAAATTACTGGTGCTGTGAGAACGCTGTGAGTGAAACTACGTCAACCCGACCTAGGAGGTGTGACGCCCTTGCGTCGTCCTACCCTTACCCGATCTCGTGCACGTGGCGCCGCTGCCGCCGCCCTCGTGGCGACGCTGGCGGCAGGAAGCCTTGCCGTCGCGGCACCGAGCCTGGCATCTCCCGGCGACGGCGCGGCTGAGCTGGGCACGGCCACCTCGTCGACGACGTCGTCGGCCGACCCGGACGTACCCCCGGGCGAGACCGAGTCGTCGAAGATCACCCACCTGAGCAACCAGCCCAAGAACGGCGCGCTGCTCAGCACAGGCTCGGACATCGCGTTCCAGGGCGACTACGCCTTCGCCGGGAACTACGACGGCTTCACGGTCTACGACCTGTCCGACCCGGAGAACCCCGAGCAGGTGGTGCAGGTGTACTGCCCGGGCGGCCAGAACGACATCTCCGTCTACAAGGACATCCTGGTGCTGTCGACGGACTCTTCGCGCAGCGACGACTCGTGTGCGTCGACCTCGCTCCCGGCCACCAACAAGGCGGCTTGGGAGGGCATCAAGGTCTGGGACATCTCCAACCCGCTCGCCCCTGAGTACGTGCAGTCCGTCGAGACCGAGTGCGGCTCGCACACGCACTCCCTGGTCCCGTCGAAGAACAAGCGGGACGTGTACGTGTACGTCTCCTCGTACGCCCCGGACGGGACGTACCCCGACTGCCAGCCGCCGCACGACACGATCTCGATCGTGAAGGTCCCGCTGCGGACGCCGACGGCGGCTCGCGTCGTCGCCACGCCGAACCTGTTCCCCGACGGCGGCTACGAGGGCGACGACCGTGGTTGGTACACGGAGACCACCGGCTGCCACGACATCACCACCTACGCCAAGTACGACCTGGCGGCCGGTGCGTGCATGGGCGACGGCCTGCTCATGGACATCTCGAACCGAGAGCGTCCCCGCGTGATCAGCAGGGTCCGGGACACGGAGAACTTCGCGTTCTGGCACTCCGCGACCTTCAACAACGATGCGACCAAGGTCGTGTTCACCGACGAGCTCGGTGGCGGCGGCCTGGCGACCTGCAACGACGAGTTCGGCCCGACGCTCGGCGCCAACGGCATCTACGACATCGAGCGGACGTGGTACGGCAAGCGGACGCTCGAGTTCGCCTCGTACTACAAGATCCCCCGCACCAACTCGGACGACGAGAACTGCGTGGCGCACAACGGGTCGCTCATCCCGGTCAAGGGCAAGGACCTGATGGTCCAGTCCTGGTACCAGGGCGGGGTCTCGGTGTTCGACTTCACCGACTCGGACCGCCCGCGCGAGGTGGCCTGGTTCGACCGCGGTGCGGGTGTGAGCGGCGGCGGTACCTGGTCCACGTACTACTACAACGGGTACGCGTACTCGAACGACCTCGGGATCGGGTTCGACACGTTCGACATCGACGACTCGATCGACCGCAAGGCTGAGCGGGTGCAGCTCACGTCGCTCAACCCGCAGATGCAGGAGTCGTTCGGCCGCTGACGCGCCCGATCGAGCAGGGTGCGCCGGCTCCGGCGCACCCTGCACTCTTGTGTCGCCCGGGGCAATTTGTCACCACTGTGTAAAAACCCGCCAAAAATCCTGGTACTGGGAGGTACCTGTGAGTGAGACTGCCTCAACCGACCTAGGAGGTGTGACGCCCGTGCGTCGTCCAACCTTTACCCGATCGCGTGCTCGGGGTGCCGCTGGTGTCGCCCTGACAGCGTTCTTTGCCGCTGCAGCGGTGGCCCTCGCAGGACCCGCAGCGGCTTCGGTCGCTGAGCCGGACGTTCCGCCGGGCGAGATCGCGTCCTCGAACATCACTCACCTGAGCAACCAGCCGAAGAACGGCGCGTTGCAGGGGACGGGCTCGGATATCGCGTTCCAGGGCAAGTATGCGTTCGCCGGGAACTACGACGGTTTCACCGTCTACGACCTGTCCGACCCGGAGAACCCGGAGCAGGTAGTGCAGGTGTACTGCCCCGGCTCGCAGAATGACGTCTCGGTCTACAAGAACATCCTGGTGCTGTCCACGGACTCGTCGCGCAGCGACGACTCGTGTGCGTCGACGTCGCTGCCGGCCACCGAGGAGTCCGCGTGGGAGGGCATCAAGGTCTGGGACATCTCCAACCCGCTCGCCCCCGAGTACGTCCAGTCCGTCGAGACCGACTGCGGCTCGCACACGCACTCGCTCGCCCCGTCCAAGAACGGCCGGGACCTCTACGCGTACGTCTCCTCGTACTCGCCGAACGCGACGTACCCGGACTGCCAGCCGCCGCACGACTTCATCTCGATCGTGAAGATCCCGCTGAAGAAGCCGACGGCGGCCACGCTGGTCGCCACGCCGAACCTGTTCCCGGACGGCGGCTACCCGGGTGAGCCCGGCGCCTCCGCCACGAGCGGCTGCCACGACATCACGACCTACGCCAAGTACGACCTGGCGGCCGGTGCGTGCATGGGTGACGGCATCCTGATGGACATCTCGAACCGGGAGCGTCCGCGTGTGATCAGCCAGGTGCGGGACACGGAGAACTTCGCGTTCTGGCACTCGGCCACGTTCAACGACGACGCCACCAAGGTGGTCTTCACCGACGAGCTCGGCGGCGGCGGTCTCGCGACCTGCACCGGCGAGTACGCGCCGGAGCTGGGCGCCAACGGCATCTACGACATCAAGCGCTCGTGGACCGGCAAGCGGACGCTCGAGTTCGCCTCCTACTACAAGATCCCCCGGATCAACACGGCGAACGAGAACTGCGTGGCGCACAACGGCTCGCTGATCCCGGTCAAGGGCAAAGACCTGATGGTCCAGTCCTGGTACCAGGGTGGCGTGTCGGTGTTCGACTTCACCGACTCGGACAACCCGCGTGAGGTCGCCTGGTTCGACCGCGGCGAGGGCCTGAGCGGCGGCGGCACCTGGTCCACGTACTACTACAACGGGTACGCGTACTCGAACGACCTGTCGGTCGGGTTCGACACGTTCGACATCGACGACTCGATCGATCGCAGGGCCGAACGGGTCAAGCAGCCCTCCCTGAACCCGCAGATGCAGACGGCGTACCGGTACTGATCCGGGCCGACGTCGCTACACCGCCTGGGGCATCCTCCACACGGAGGGTGCCCCAGGCGCCGTCGTGCCGGGCCATGGCCAGGAAAAGGGCTATTGCCACGACACATCAGTGTTTTCCGTGATGGCGCCCGAGGGTGTTTGTATGGCAGCCTCCCGGACATGACGCCCCAGGACTCGACGACCGAGGAGACCGCCCCGACGTCGGGCAAGACACCCGAGTCCGGGACCGTGCCGTCCGGGTACAACCTGGGGCGCCGGCTGCGAATCATGGGAGCGGTGCTCGCCGGCGGGATCGCCGTCGTGCTGGCGCTGCTGCTGTGGCTCGGTGTGCTGGTCCCGGCCAGGCAGGAGGCCGCGGGGTACACGGAGGCCGACTCCGGCTACGCCGCGGTGGCGATCGAGCACAACGCGCAGGCCGTGCAGCTCACGGCGCTCGCGCCGGGGCGGTCGACCGACGACGAGGTGCTCGCCCTCGCGGTCGAGGTGGGCGAGGCGTCGGCGGGCCGCGTCCGCGGGCTCGCCGCGTGGTTGGAGGCCCGCGACATCCCCGTCCCCGCCGCGGGCACGGAGGCGATAGCCCTGGCCGACGGCGGCCTTACCACCGAGGTGCCCGACGACGGCAGCGGGCCGCGTTCGGCCGCGTCCGCGCACTCGCACGAGGGCGGCAACCACGGCATGCTCACCGACGAGCAGGTGAACGGGATCGCCGCGCTTGACGGGTCGGAGTTCGACATCGCGCTGCTGGCCGCGCTCGTCGAGCACCACTACGGCGGGCTGCAGCCGGCCGACGAGGAGATCTCGGGCGGCACCGACCCGGAGGCGAAGGCGCTGGCGCAGTCCGAGGCCGACGCCATCCGGCTCGAGGTGGAGGACGTCCGCGACGCGCTGGCCGAGGCCGGCGGCCCGGGGTCCACGAACGACCAGACGAACTAGGCGCCGCGGCGCCCCCGTCAGGGCGCCGTCAC is drawn from Promicromonospora sp. Populi and contains these coding sequences:
- a CDS encoding DUF305 domain-containing protein; its protein translation is METEIEVRSPKSRRPRPVRRNLASARRRSWSPRAVAFGLAVLAPALVLSACGPDEEPTPVSTPSSVVLQPGKPGEAAETIAPEDYEGAPAQAPFSEADADFLTDMIWHHSQAIEVAQLAPERAASEQLKTFATRIDVVQDSEIDLMSGWLEENEYPVPVTVESGDGSGPRAPEHGHDAAEMPGMLTDAELADLEDASGAQFDRLFLEGMIKHHEGALTMCEEVAASGSEERVLELANNIAADQMAEIDRLDQMLAEL
- a CDS encoding LVIVD repeat-containing protein, translated to MRRPTLTRSRARGAAAAALVATLAAGSLAVAAPSLASPGDGAAELGTATSSTTSSADPDVPPGETESSKITHLSNQPKNGALLSTGSDIAFQGDYAFAGNYDGFTVYDLSDPENPEQVVQVYCPGGQNDISVYKDILVLSTDSSRSDDSCASTSLPATNKAAWEGIKVWDISNPLAPEYVQSVETECGSHTHSLVPSKNKRDVYVYVSSYAPDGTYPDCQPPHDTISIVKVPLRTPTAARVVATPNLFPDGGYEGDDRGWYTETTGCHDITTYAKYDLAAGACMGDGLLMDISNRERPRVISRVRDTENFAFWHSATFNNDATKVVFTDELGGGGLATCNDEFGPTLGANGIYDIERTWYGKRTLEFASYYKIPRTNSDDENCVAHNGSLIPVKGKDLMVQSWYQGGVSVFDFTDSDRPREVAWFDRGAGVSGGGTWSTYYYNGYAYSNDLGIGFDTFDIDDSIDRKAERVQLTSLNPQMQESFGR
- a CDS encoding LVIVD repeat-containing protein, translating into MALAGPAAASVAEPDVPPGEIASSNITHLSNQPKNGALQGTGSDIAFQGKYAFAGNYDGFTVYDLSDPENPEQVVQVYCPGSQNDVSVYKNILVLSTDSSRSDDSCASTSLPATEESAWEGIKVWDISNPLAPEYVQSVETDCGSHTHSLAPSKNGRDLYAYVSSYSPNATYPDCQPPHDFISIVKIPLKKPTAATLVATPNLFPDGGYPGEPGASATSGCHDITTYAKYDLAAGACMGDGILMDISNRERPRVISQVRDTENFAFWHSATFNDDATKVVFTDELGGGGLATCTGEYAPELGANGIYDIKRSWTGKRTLEFASYYKIPRINTANENCVAHNGSLIPVKGKDLMVQSWYQGGVSVFDFTDSDNPREVAWFDRGEGLSGGGTWSTYYYNGYAYSNDLSVGFDTFDIDDSIDRRAERVKQPSLNPQMQTAYRY
- a CDS encoding DUF305 domain-containing protein — translated: MTPQDSTTEETAPTSGKTPESGTVPSGYNLGRRLRIMGAVLAGGIAVVLALLLWLGVLVPARQEAAGYTEADSGYAAVAIEHNAQAVQLTALAPGRSTDDEVLALAVEVGEASAGRVRGLAAWLEARDIPVPAAGTEAIALADGGLTTEVPDDGSGPRSAASAHSHEGGNHGMLTDEQVNGIAALDGSEFDIALLAALVEHHYGGLQPADEEISGGTDPEAKALAQSEADAIRLEVEDVRDALAEAGGPGSTNDQTN